A stretch of the bacterium genome encodes the following:
- a CDS encoding putative toxin-antitoxin system toxin component, PIN family, with product MPKLKVVIDTNIFISATLFSGEANRLVSLWQKNYIQLLMSKQVLEEYLRALNYPKFGLTEIQIKYITEEVLLPYIFPLIVKRKISIIKNDLSDNKFLSLALEGKADFIISGDKHILELKKIENIRIVSLKEFFSFV from the coding sequence ATGCCTAAATTAAAAGTTGTAATTGATACAAATATATTTATTTCTGCAACTCTTTTTAGTGGAGAAGCCAACAGATTGGTCTCTTTATGGCAGAAAAACTATATTCAACTGTTGATGTCAAAGCAAGTTTTAGAAGAATACTTAAGGGCGTTGAATTATCCAAAATTTGGACTAACAGAAATTCAAATTAAGTATATTACAGAAGAAGTGCTCCTGCCTTATATCTTTCCTTTAATAGTAAAAAGAAAAATATCTATAATTAAAAACGACCTTTCTGATAATAAGTTTCTTTCTCTTGCTTTGGAAGGAAAAGCCGATTTTATTATTAGTGGCGACAAACATATTCTTGAGTTAAAAAAAATTGAAAATATTAGAATAGTGTCTCTTAAGGAGTTTTTTAGTTTTGTCTAA
- a CDS encoding AbrB/MazE/SpoVT family DNA-binding domain-containing protein, whose product MLCKRTYKNQITLPKKIVEKFGDVEYFYIEVEKDRIILKPVEIKPSVSLSQIRENISSLGMTEKDIDDAISWARRK is encoded by the coding sequence ATGTTGTGTAAACGGACTTATAAGAACCAGATTACCCTGCCTAAAAAAATTGTCGAAAAATTCGGTGATGTGGAATACTTTTATATTGAGGTAGAAAAGGATAGGATAATTCTAAAACCTGTAGAAATTAAACCTTCAGTTTCTTTATCACAGATTAGAGAAAACATCTCTTCTTTGGGAATGACAGAAAAAGATATAGATGATGCTATTTCTTGGGCACGGAGAAAATAA